The genomic window ATTGGCGGAGAGACTCATCTTTCAAGTGCTTCAGCTCTTCACCGAATAGTTGGATACTGCCTCCTGTAACTTCGTAAAAGCGTGACAATAGATTGATCAGCGTCGTTTTCCCAGCTCCGGTACTACCAATGATTGCCAGAGATTCCCCTTGATTCAACTCAAAGGAAATATCCTTGAATACATCCTTTTCAGCACCTTCATATCTAAAGGACACATGCTCGAAAGACAACAGCGGTTTATGCTGTTTGCTAGGTATCTCTGCTGTTCCTTCTGTTATTGCCAGAGGTAAGTCAAGAACTTCATTGATTCGTTTGGCAGAAACCTGTCCTCTGGGAATGGAAGAAACGATATTCGTCAAAAGGGCAACACCCATCAGAATTTGAGAGGTGTAGGCGATCACACCGATCAATGTTCCGATCTCCATCGTTCCGGCATTGATAAAGCCAGCACCAAACCAAGTGATTGCAATCGTCACAAGACTCATTGCCAAGGACATGAAGGGCATTAGAAAATTCAGCAGACTGTTTGAGAAAATAGAGACTTTTGTGTACGTATTGTTTTCCTCTTCGTAGCGCTGATATTCTGCTTCTTCTTTGTTAAACGCATGGATGACCTTGATTCCTGTAAGCCCCTCTTTGAAAATTCTATTTAGGCTATCGATACTTTTTTGCAGTTTCTCGAATAGCGGATTGGTAAAGTGAAAAATCAAGAACGCAATCCCCAAAAGTATTGGAACAACAAGTAGATAAGCGCTAGTCAACGTTGGGCTCAACCGAAAAGATAGGTAGATCCCGCCGAGTAGATAAATCGGTGTTAATATCAAAAATTTTAGGCCCATTTCAACAAGTGACTGAACTTGTGTGACATCATTTGTATTTCTGGTAATCAGCGAAGAAGCGCTGAAATGATCGAACTCCACATTGGAAAATGCTGTGATTTTTTTATAAATGGCTTCCCTTAAATCATTACCAAGACGATAGGAAACTTTGGCAGAAATATACGTATTCAGCAATGCAGCGACGAAGCTGGCAAGTGAGAAGCTCAACATGATTCCGCCTATTCGTATAATAGCACTCATATCCGAAGTAACCACACCTTGATTGATCATGTTAGCCGTCAGTGTAGGAATGTATAAATCACAGCCCGCCTGGATCAACAGAAAAACGATGGCGATGATCGCTTTACTGATGGACATTTTTTTAAGTATTTTTCCCATTTCTTTTCCTCCATCATTTTTGCAGTAATTGATTACTACAGTATATTTTTGTTATTGATAAGGTACCTTACTCACGACAATATACAGGTACCTTGATAAAAAGTCAAGTACCTTACTAAAAATATTTAGGTACCTGATCAAATATCTGAGAATAAGAAAGAAAAAGCATCATAGAAAATCACTGATAGCGTGGTTTCTCATGATACTTTTTGTCATTAAAAAAATTTAACGATTTTCAATTGTTCAAATCCACTTGGCTAAACTCGAATAATTTTATGAGGGTTTTTCGTGTTTTGTATATTAGTGAAACTACTGAATAATTGCTGAGTAATCCTCGAAGATTCCCGAAATGAAGGCATTTCTTTATTAAAAAGAACATGGTACAATAAATAAGAGATCATTGAAAATGACATAATTTAGAAGTATTTAGAGCTGAAGTCTTGCTATGGACGAGTGGCGCGATTACGGGATTTGGCAGAAATAAAAAATTCTGCGATGTTTTAGAGCTATGCTGTTTTGAATGCTTCCAAAACGGTTCTGCTGCTTTCACATCGACCCGTCCGGTTTTAGAGCTATGCTGTTTTGAATGCTTCCAAAACAATGCAAATTGCATAGAGGTGATCAGATGTGTTTTAGAGCTATGCTGTTTTGAATGCTTCCAAAACCTGATTCGGTGGAATATGGCGAAGAGTGGCGTTTTAGAGCTATGCTGTTTTGAATGCTTCCAAAACTCAGTACCAACCCATGAAGACATAGCCATTGTTTTAGAGCTATGCTGTTTTGAATGCTTCCAAAACTTAGTGTTACAGGTGCTTTACAGACCATGTGTTTTAGAGCTATGCTGTTTTGAATGCTTCCAAAACAAACCAGACAGTATACTAGAGATAAGGTAGTTTTAGAGCTATGCTATTTTGAATGCTTCCAAAACCGAACATCTCCCTTTTATATTAACGGGTCGTTTTAGAGCTATGCTGTTTTGAATGTTATTCCTATTTTTATGAAAAGTGAGGCATATTGTGAAAATAAATGATGAATTGATACTTAAGAAGATTATTTTGGAAAGTCTAAACAATGAGGAAAAATTACTTTCTTTTAGTTTTTCTAAAAATAAAAAATCAGCTTATGTCACACTTGTTCGTGCTAATTTTGAATATATAACCTTTCGAATTAGTGATCATCGAGCTTTTAGCAGGTACTACAGTAATCCAACATTTGTTTTCAATCGATATGACTATACTTCTTTTGAAAAGGAGTTAATAAAATTTATGGGAAAAGCGCAATGGTATAAATTTGAATACAATGACTTCTATCTGTTGTATGTAGTCAAATTTGCTCATAAATATCATGTTACATTTTTGATTGATAACATTTACAATGTTTTTAACAACGAAGATTTTGGTATTGTCTTCTATCAAGAAAAAATTTTTAATAAAAAGAAAAAAGACCTGCGTATAGTTCCAGAAAAAATGATGAAGTATCTAAGAAAACTGTATGCAACAGGACTTATCAATAGCCGTAGTCTAGATGAGCAGGTCATTGATGTGTATATTACTGAGCAAGGGATGAGAATGTTGGATGCTACACTGGCACTGCATTTAGAGCGATTTATGTCAGATTATCGAGAGATAGATTGGACTGTTATTGATATGCCTTGTACAGAAAAATCTTTATAAATACCTTTGCATCTTACAATTGTTGGACATAGTAATCCAAGGATTGTAGGATTTTTTGTTTTACTAATGAATTGCCAAAAGTTGATTTAATATTTTGGATGATGTCTCCTAAAGTAGGAGGCATGGAGGAGAATGTAAAAGCGTGATACTGTTAACATGATGGCAAAAAAAGAGTTCGCATCAGTTCGAGGCTATGATACAATAATAAATGGCTTATTATAGGGAATAGTTAAAGCTGGACAACAAAAAAAGCGCCGAGACAGCGCTACTTAAAAAGTTGATGACGGACAAAGCCTTATTTTAACTTGCTATGTTGTTTTGAATGCTACCAACAATGTAATTGTATCAAATTATAAAAAAATTACAATTGTTAATTTCAAAATTAAGTAGGAGCCACTTGTCTGTAATTATTGACGAGCTTTGTAAATAAAAGAAAACGCTAACAAATAGAAGGAGGAGAAAATGAAGAATTATACGATTGGGCTAGACATAGGGACAAATTCTGTAGGTTATGCTGTACTGACAGAGGATTATAATTTGGTTCGCCGAAGAATGAAAATCAATGGGAATACTAATAAAAAAGAGAGCAAGAAAAATTTTTGGGGCGTTCGGCTTTTTGATGCAGGGAATACAGCTGAGGATAGAAGACTAAAACGGACGACCCGCCGACGCATCGCTAGACGTCGAAATCGCATTACCTATCTTCAGGAAATATTTCATAAAGAGATGAACCGAGTAGATGCAAATTTCTTTCATCGTCTGACAGACAGTTTCTTAGTATCAGATGAGAAACGAAATGAACGGCATCCGATTTTTGCGACTCTTGAAGAAGAGATTGCGTATCATCAAGAGTTTCCAACCATCTATCATTTACGTAAGAAATTAGCCGATTCTAATGAAAAAGCAGATTTGCGCTTAGTTTATTTGGCGGTTGCTCACATAATTAAATATCGAGGACATTTTTTGATTGAGGGAAAACTGAGTACGGAAAATTCTTCTATCGAAGAAACATTCAAACACTTTTTACAGGAATATAATCAGGTATTTTCGCGTCAAGCAGATGGGTCGATGATCAACCCTGTTCTTGAGACAACAGATATTGGTACAGCTTTTACAGAGAAGGTTTCACGAGCGAAAAAGGCTGAAACAGTTTTAAAGATATTTCCAGAAGAAAAATCGACGGGGACATTCATGCAGTTCCTAAAAATGATTGCAGGAAATCAGGGCAATTTTAAAAAGCCTTTTGATTTGGGTGAGGATATGAAGCTGCAATTCCCTAAAGAAGAGTACGATGAGCAGTTGGAAGGTTTGTTAGCTCAAGTTGGTGATGATTACGCAGATGTATTTACAGCAGCGAAAAATGTATACGATGCAGTAGAATTATCTGGAATACTTACTGTTACAGATAGTACGACGAGAGCCAAGCTTTCCGCTAGCATGATCGAACGCTATGAGGAGCATAAAAAGGATTTAAAATTGCTCAAAAATTTTGTTCGTGAAAATGCTCCAGAGTTGTATTATGACATTTTCAACAATAAAAATGCGGATGGCTATGCTGGTTATATGGCACACAGAAAGCTGAAGCAAGAAGATTTTTATAAATATATTAGAAAGCATCTTGAAAAGCTGGAAGGTTC from Enterococcus sp. 9E7_DIV0242 includes these protein-coding regions:
- a CDS encoding ABC transporter ATP-binding protein; translated protein: MGKILKKMSISKAIIAIVFLLIQAGCDLYIPTLTANMINQGVVTSDMSAIIRIGGIMLSFSLASFVAALLNTYISAKVSYRLGNDLREAIYKKITAFSNVEFDHFSASSLITRNTNDVTQVQSLVEMGLKFLILTPIYLLGGIYLSFRLSPTLTSAYLLVVPILLGIAFLIFHFTNPLFEKLQKSIDSLNRIFKEGLTGIKVIHAFNKEEAEYQRYEEENNTYTKVSIFSNSLLNFLMPFMSLAMSLVTIAITWFGAGFINAGTMEIGTLIGVIAYTSQILMGVALLTNIVSSIPRGQVSAKRINEVLDLPLAITEGTAEIPSKQHKPLLSFEHVSFRYEGAEKDVFKDISFELNQGESLAIIGSTGAGKTTLINLLSRFYEVTGGSIQLFGEELKHLKDESLRQSISLVPQKNTLFFGTIRENLLIANPTATDEQIWRALVLAKADDFVRAAKGLETPVEKNGDNFSGGQKQRLCLARAFLKDAAIYVFDDSFSALDFKTDALIQKNLAESFEKAAKIIVAQRIATVKNANQILVLNEGEIVGYGTHEELATANTIYQEIMQSQTEEKGAAA